A window of Verrucomicrobiota bacterium contains these coding sequences:
- a CDS encoding PIN domain-containing protein: MAELVDTNVLVYRVDPRFPAKQARAEELLERLVISEECRIPHQALVEFYAVATRPLRDLERPLLEFNEAREEIEILLLTCTILYPVENVLRLALHWRGTYGLNWFDAHLLAYAEHYGCSTLYSEDFQDGRYYGTVRVINPFTC, encoded by the coding sequence GTGGCAGAACTCGTTGATACCAACGTGCTGGTCTATCGGGTCGACCCGCGCTTTCCGGCCAAGCAGGCTCGGGCCGAGGAGCTGCTGGAACGGCTGGTGATTTCCGAGGAATGTCGAATCCCTCATCAGGCGTTGGTTGAATTTTATGCGGTCGCAACGCGGCCTCTGCGGGACCTTGAAAGGCCCCTTTTGGAATTTAATGAAGCGCGTGAAGAGATCGAGATACTGCTGCTGACGTGCACGATACTCTATCCTGTTGAGAACGTCTTGCGGTTGGCGCTGCATTGGCGGGGCACCTACGGGCTAAACTGGTTTGATGCCCACTTGCTTGCCTATGCCGAGCACTATGGCTGCTCAACCCTTTACTCAGAAGATTTTCAGGACGGGCGCTACTACGGCACGGTGAGAGTAATAAACCCCTTCACGTGCTGA
- a CDS encoding AbrB/MazE/SpoVT family DNA-binding domain-containing protein — protein MAKVTSKLQLTLPKAVADAHAVRPGTEVQFESAVDCIRLLIGKPRPRLSKDEKLRLFREARERQTARNRRFTCVEAPRDRGWRREDAYERGRTR, from the coding sequence GTGGCAAAGGTTACCAGCAAGCTCCAGTTGACATTGCCAAAAGCCGTTGCCGACGCTCACGCTGTCCGGCCCGGAACCGAGGTGCAGTTCGAGTCTGCCGTCGACTGCATCCGTCTGCTGATCGGCAAGCCTCGGCCGCGCTTGTCAAAAGACGAAAAATTAAGGCTTTTTCGAGAAGCCAGAGAACGACAAACGGCGCGTAATCGACGATTTACTTGCGTCGAAGCTCCTCGGGATCGCGGCTGGCGGCGAGAGGACGCTTACGAGCGTGGCAGAACTCGTTGA
- a CDS encoding helix-turn-helix domain-containing protein — MTLNAHHCYEALLTRDARFDGRFFVAVKSTGIYCRPICRVKIPLRKNCTFFSHAAAAEVAGYRPCKRCRPELAPGNSPMEISSQLARRTAYYISTDFLAERSLDELAQELGVTGRQMRRAFHEEFGVSPVEFWQTQRLLLARHLLTDSQLPVASVALASGFKSLRRFNALLKARYRVSPSQLRAWRGKPAAGEMAGFAFHLGYRPPFAWPRMLEFLGRRAIPHVEAVHDGAYWRTVRIERQGRAFSGYLQVGDEPEQNRLTVRLSDSLLPVCAVALERVRRLFDLHADPAAIRATLGPLADAHPGLRVPGSFEGFEMAARAILGQQVSVAGARTLAGRLALRFGTPLPTPVPSLTRLFPTASDLAAAPVEAVRQAGLTGARATTLLATARAIAAGALALEPGRRIEETLQALRKISGIGEWTAQYLAMRALAWPDAFPHTDLGIRKALGEPNAKKVLQLAEKWRPWRAYAAVHLWINVSNVSHPPYELIHDSSVPAR; from the coding sequence GTGACCCTCAACGCGCACCATTGTTATGAAGCGCTCCTCACGCGCGATGCGCGGTTTGATGGGCGCTTCTTCGTTGCGGTGAAATCGACCGGTATTTACTGCCGCCCCATTTGCCGGGTCAAAATACCGCTGCGCAAAAACTGCACGTTCTTCAGCCACGCCGCTGCCGCAGAGGTTGCCGGTTATCGGCCGTGCAAACGTTGCCGGCCCGAATTGGCGCCCGGCAACAGCCCCATGGAAATCAGCAGCCAGCTGGCCCGTCGGACCGCTTATTACATCAGCACTGATTTCCTGGCCGAACGCTCGCTGGACGAACTCGCGCAGGAACTTGGGGTCACCGGCCGCCAGATGCGTCGCGCCTTTCACGAGGAGTTCGGCGTGTCACCCGTGGAGTTCTGGCAGACGCAGCGGCTGCTGCTGGCCAGGCACCTGTTGACCGATTCGCAGTTGCCGGTCGCTTCCGTGGCGCTGGCGAGCGGCTTCAAAAGCCTGCGCCGCTTCAATGCGCTGCTCAAGGCGCGCTACCGGGTCTCGCCAAGCCAATTGCGCGCCTGGCGTGGAAAGCCGGCGGCCGGCGAAATGGCGGGCTTCGCCTTCCACCTGGGTTACCGGCCGCCGTTTGCGTGGCCCCGGATGCTCGAGTTCCTCGGGCGGCGTGCCATCCCGCACGTCGAGGCCGTCCACGACGGTGCTTATTGGCGGACCGTGCGTATCGAGCGGCAAGGCCGAGCGTTCAGCGGCTACCTTCAGGTCGGCGACGAGCCGGAGCAAAACCGGTTGACGGTGCGCCTCTCCGACTCGCTCTTGCCGGTGTGCGCCGTGGCGCTCGAGCGCGTGCGGCGGCTCTTTGACTTGCACGCCGATCCCGCCGCCATTCGCGCGACGCTCGGCCCGCTGGCTGACGCCCATCCGGGCCTGCGGGTGCCCGGCAGTTTTGAGGGCTTTGAGATGGCGGCGCGGGCCATCCTGGGTCAGCAGGTTTCGGTGGCGGGCGCTCGGACGCTGGCGGGACGGCTCGCGCTGCGGTTCGGCACGCCGCTTCCCACGCCGGTGCCGTCGCTCACCCGCCTCTTCCCCACTGCGTCGGACCTGGCTGCGGCCCCCGTTGAGGCGGTGCGTCAAGCCGGTCTGACCGGCGCCCGCGCCACGACGCTGCTGGCGACCGCGCGGGCCATCGCGGCGGGCGCCTTGGCGCTGGAGCCGGGGCGGCGCATCGAGGAAACGCTGCAGGCCCTGCGGAAGATCTCCGGTATCGGTGAATGGACCGCCCAATACCTCGCCATGCGCGCGCTTGCGTGGCCCGACGCTTTTCCGCACACCGACCTCGGCATCCGCAAGGCACTTGGAGAACCTAACGCCAAAAAAGTCCTGCAACTCGCCGAGAAGTGGCGTCCCTGGCGCGCCTACGCGGCCGTTCACCTCTGGATCAATGTTTCCAATGTTTCTCATCCACCTTATGAACTCATTCACGATTCTTCCGTCCCCGCTCGGTGA